The following proteins come from a genomic window of Streptomyces sp. GS7:
- a CDS encoding FAD-dependent monooxygenase, with product MGNSEHLGREHVNVVIAGGGPVGLLLAGELRLHGIATLVLEQAQPGQGEPRMLSLHARTLESLDRRGLLSDFAAAQDGVGGLADYRRRLNDHGTRGHFAGIYQLGRNEAEAEQPHGLMLPREIVKELLGKRAEALGAVVRHGQEVIGLAQDEAGVTVTIRTAEGSYPLRADFLVGCDGGRSTVRKSAGIAFPGTGPSVVSRMGRGVFEVEGGGELPAGWQRTEGGWYMRMPDGRIAVTEWEVPDDLESPVTVEELTESIHRVTGRRVTLSAPEHVTRFTDSARQASRYRAGRVLLAGDAAHIHFPAGGQGVNLGMQDAFNLGWKLAAQCRGGAPEGLLDSYGAERHPVAARVLHNTRAQVALMRPGPQVDALREMFVDLMGMDEVNTYLSEIIYGTGIRYGSAPDDHPLVGTFARDLSLTAPGGPTRLAELLRPGRPLLLGLNGGGSAALDAADPWSDRVTVVRAEAERPYAAALLVRPDGYLAWAAEGAVDAGPLRAALTAWCGPKRAAG from the coding sequence ATGGGAAATTCCGAACACCTCGGCAGGGAACACGTCAACGTCGTCATCGCGGGCGGCGGGCCGGTCGGGCTGCTGCTGGCCGGCGAACTGCGGCTCCACGGAATCGCGACGCTGGTCCTGGAGCAGGCACAGCCGGGTCAGGGCGAGCCGCGGATGCTCAGCCTGCACGCCCGCACCCTGGAATCCCTGGACCGGCGCGGCCTGTTGAGCGACTTCGCCGCCGCCCAGGACGGCGTCGGGGGCCTGGCGGACTACCGCCGGCGGCTCAACGACCACGGCACGCGCGGCCACTTCGCCGGTATATACCAACTGGGCCGGAACGAGGCGGAGGCCGAGCAGCCGCACGGCCTGATGCTCCCCCGCGAGATCGTCAAGGAACTGCTCGGCAAGCGCGCCGAGGCCCTGGGGGCCGTCGTCCGCCACGGTCAGGAGGTCATCGGGCTGGCGCAGGACGAGGCGGGGGTGACGGTCACCATCCGTACGGCGGAGGGGAGTTACCCGCTGCGCGCGGACTTCCTGGTCGGCTGCGACGGCGGGCGCAGCACCGTCCGCAAGAGCGCCGGTATCGCCTTCCCGGGTACGGGGCCGTCGGTGGTGTCCCGGATGGGCCGCGGGGTGTTCGAGGTCGAGGGCGGGGGCGAGTTGCCGGCCGGCTGGCAGCGGACCGAAGGGGGCTGGTACATGCGGATGCCGGACGGGCGGATCGCGGTCACCGAATGGGAGGTGCCGGACGACCTGGAGAGCCCGGTGACGGTCGAGGAACTGACCGAGAGCATTCACCGGGTCACCGGCCGGCGCGTGACGCTCTCCGCTCCGGAACACGTCACGCGCTTCACCGACAGCGCCCGGCAGGCGAGCCGCTATCGCGCCGGGCGGGTGCTGCTGGCCGGGGACGCGGCGCACATCCACTTCCCCGCCGGGGGCCAGGGCGTGAATCTCGGTATGCAGGACGCGTTCAACCTGGGCTGGAAGCTGGCCGCGCAGTGCCGGGGCGGGGCCCCGGAGGGGCTGCTGGACAGCTACGGCGCGGAGCGGCACCCGGTCGCCGCGCGGGTGCTGCACAACACCCGGGCGCAGGTGGCGCTGATGCGGCCGGGGCCGCAGGTCGACGCGCTGCGGGAGATGTTCGTCGACCTGATGGGCATGGACGAGGTCAACACCTATCTCAGCGAGATCATTTACGGCACCGGCATCCGTTACGGCAGCGCGCCGGACGACCACCCGCTGGTGGGGACGTTCGCCCGCGACCTTTCGCTGACGGCGCCCGGCGGGCCGACCCGGCTGGCCGAACTCCTGCGCCCCGGGCGCCCGTTGCTGCTGGGGCTGAACGGCGGCGGGTCGGCGGCGCTGGACGCCGCCGACCCGTGGTCGGACCGGGTCACTGTGGTACGGGCCGAGGCCGAACGGCCGTATGCCGCGGCGCTGCTGGTGCGCCCGGACGGCTACCTCGCGTGGGCCGCGGAGGGTGCGGTGGACGCGGGGCCGCTGCGGGCCGCGCTCACCGCGTGGTGCGGGCCAAAGCGCGCGGCGGGCTGA